One Candidatus Obscuribacterales bacterium genomic window carries:
- a CDS encoding class I SAM-dependent methyltransferase, with amino-acid sequence MTDTLTKLAYQTFQQGKSAFGLAHKTLSTQMLSLFSPPPEDRQTDSLPANVLALIHQRLNVLLETDWQDAEQGVYPVELLFDNPWDDFFRFYPLLVMDMPVIWERAKQNRHQDFDDDINTEIYPSYYLQNFHHQTNGYLSDLSANLYDLQVEILFNGSADAMRRRVLAPLKQGLAAFSNELPSQRRVLDVACGTGRTLRFLRGTLPQASLYGTDLSPAYLRKANQHLSQLPGELPQLAQANAEDLPYQDGYFHGITCVFLFHELPPAARQAVIDQCFRVLKPGGTLVICDSIQESDSPEFAVTMRNFPKMFHEPYYRHYVTDDLVKRLETSGFTVEPTVTHFMSKYWVAHKPA; translated from the coding sequence ATGACAGACACCCTGACTAAGCTGGCTTATCAAACCTTTCAGCAAGGCAAGAGCGCATTTGGTTTGGCCCATAAAACTCTGAGCACTCAAATGCTCAGCTTGTTCTCGCCTCCTCCAGAAGACCGCCAAACAGATTCACTGCCCGCGAATGTTCTGGCTTTGATTCACCAGCGCCTCAATGTTTTACTGGAGACGGATTGGCAGGATGCCGAGCAGGGTGTGTATCCGGTCGAGCTACTGTTTGATAATCCCTGGGATGATTTCTTCCGGTTCTACCCCTTGCTAGTGATGGATATGCCTGTCATCTGGGAGCGGGCTAAGCAAAATCGACATCAAGACTTTGATGACGATATCAATACCGAGATTTACCCTAGCTACTACCTACAAAACTTTCACCATCAAACCAATGGGTATCTCAGTGATCTATCTGCCAACCTCTATGACCTACAAGTAGAAATTCTCTTCAATGGTTCCGCAGATGCCATGCGGCGGCGAGTGTTGGCTCCGTTGAAGCAGGGGCTTGCGGCGTTTAGCAATGAGCTGCCCAGTCAACGCCGCGTCTTGGATGTGGCTTGCGGAACCGGAAGAACGCTGCGGTTTTTGCGCGGTACATTGCCCCAAGCCTCGCTCTATGGAACGGATTTGTCTCCTGCCTATCTACGCAAGGCCAACCAACATTTATCGCAATTGCCGGGAGAACTGCCCCAATTAGCCCAGGCTAATGCAGAGGACTTGCCCTACCAAGATGGCTATTTTCATGGGATAACCTGTGTGTTTTTATTCCATGAACTGCCGCCTGCAGCCCGCCAAGCTGTCATCGATCAATGTTTTCGGGTTCTGAAGCCGGGGGGCACATTAGTCATCTGCGACTCGATTCAGGAAAGTGATTCTCCTGAATTTGCGGTGACCATGCGCAATTTTCCGAAGATGTTCCATGAACCTTACTATCGCCATTATGTGACCGATGACTTGGTGAAACGTTTAGAAACGTCCGGATTCACGGTGGAGCCGACCGTAACCCATTTCATGAGCAAGTACTGGGTGGCTCATAAACCTGCCTAG
- a CDS encoding septal ring lytic transglycosylase RlpA family protein, whose amino-acid sequence MVISQSIWVASYTVAATLTGQATSTLEMGLSDTLPMAEAGVSQASPQLAEQFVSDINPDVKKPTWQIALNSDDLPGDRPPSETPLWLGTAFNAINSMTVMPGLPTPLSVDITYVPSFHLPLLEGVEIPATSFQPIASDHQCMPSPSEEVGLLTRPVLTNKEHQASYQVWVGKYPVLELPTEIRADWVAQRLRYQLEEFSLEPMNVRLIQRDGVPTLYLNDQLLVMVHDDLAAAYDRSADLLAIAWANNLLIALGQSPMTLVEAQTQLYGLAYTGEVMDGIASWYGPYFHGRITATGETFDQTELTAAHPSLPFGTYLEVINLENNQSVIVRINDRGPYVGERSLDLSHQAAQCINSEGTGVVNYEAHVLAALPQSPPTSSAALVNDHLIAQAQERLQNNPS is encoded by the coding sequence ATGGTCATTTCTCAATCAATCTGGGTTGCGTCGTATACCGTAGCGGCGACACTGACAGGGCAGGCTACATCTACCTTAGAGATGGGTTTGTCTGATACACTACCCATGGCAGAAGCGGGCGTTTCCCAGGCATCGCCCCAGCTAGCCGAGCAGTTCGTCAGTGACATCAACCCAGACGTCAAAAAGCCAACGTGGCAGATCGCTTTAAATTCCGACGATTTACCAGGCGATCGCCCGCCATCTGAAACACCCTTGTGGCTGGGAACTGCGTTCAACGCCATCAACTCCATGACCGTGATGCCCGGGTTGCCTACGCCGCTGTCAGTAGACATCACCTATGTCCCAAGCTTCCATCTTCCCCTTCTTGAGGGAGTCGAGATTCCTGCAACCTCCTTTCAGCCCATAGCATCCGATCATCAATGCATGCCCTCTCCGTCTGAGGAGGTAGGACTGCTCACTAGACCGGTGTTAACCAATAAAGAGCATCAAGCCAGCTATCAGGTTTGGGTGGGTAAATATCCCGTGCTCGAACTGCCCACGGAGATTCGAGCTGATTGGGTTGCACAACGACTACGCTACCAGTTGGAAGAATTTTCCCTAGAGCCCATGAACGTGAGGCTGATCCAGCGCGATGGCGTTCCGACGCTGTACCTCAATGATCAACTGCTGGTGATGGTGCATGATGACTTGGCGGCGGCCTATGATCGCAGTGCCGATCTTCTGGCGATCGCTTGGGCCAACAACCTGCTGATTGCCCTAGGGCAATCTCCCATGACCCTAGTCGAAGCCCAAACCCAACTGTATGGTCTTGCCTACACCGGAGAAGTCATGGATGGCATTGCTTCTTGGTACGGCCCCTACTTCCACGGTCGCATCACGGCTACAGGGGAAACCTTTGACCAAACCGAGCTGACCGCAGCCCATCCCTCTTTGCCCTTTGGTACCTACCTAGAGGTGATTAACCTTGAAAACAACCAATCTGTGATTGTGCGCATTAACGATCGCGGTCCCTATGTGGGAGAGCGATCGCTGGATCTGTCTCACCAAGCAGCCCAATGTATCAATAGCGAGGGAACTGGAGTGGTTAACTACGAAGCTCACGTGCTGGCAGCCCTTCCCCAGAGCCCTCCTACATCGTCTGCCGCCCTTGTGAATGATCACCTGATTGCCCAGGCTCAAGAGCGATTGCAGAATAATCCGTCTTAG
- a CDS encoding DUF3598 family protein: MTELPSLSQWERLLKNSGIWAGSFTRLGASGQIESDTPTLVSLVPTTDRATMQQTVQRFPNHGSAESAQTFEYSSLSRSVLFFENGAFSQGSMQYGPFSQFGAEFGFIEGDRRLRLVPLFNTESHLDSITLIREQRQGSDAAERPPLTVDQLVGLWRGEAITLYADLRSPTTCRTTLTIQRDGDRLIQSLLWSDRYITSEASIDGATLTFNQGPYAIQLLMLPDGASCNTPLTIPNRRSFFLEAGWLVRPDLRQRLIRSYDDRGTWLSLTLVTEWKT; encoded by the coding sequence ATGACGGAATTACCTTCCCTCTCTCAATGGGAGCGCCTTCTAAAAAATTCAGGCATTTGGGCCGGCTCGTTCACGCGTCTTGGAGCCAGTGGACAGATCGAGTCGGATACGCCGACGCTGGTTTCTTTGGTGCCGACGACGGATCGGGCAACGATGCAGCAAACGGTGCAGCGCTTTCCCAACCATGGCTCTGCTGAATCTGCCCAAACCTTTGAGTACAGCTCCTTAAGTCGGAGTGTATTGTTTTTTGAAAACGGGGCCTTTTCCCAAGGATCGATGCAGTATGGCCCCTTCTCGCAATTTGGGGCCGAATTTGGGTTTATCGAAGGCGATCGCCGCTTGCGTTTGGTGCCGCTTTTTAATACCGAGAGCCATCTAGACAGCATCACTCTAATTCGTGAACAGCGGCAGGGCAGTGACGCGGCAGAGCGCCCACCCCTGACGGTGGATCAACTCGTCGGTCTATGGCGCGGAGAAGCGATCACCCTCTATGCCGATCTGCGATCGCCCACCACCTGTCGCACAACCCTCACGATTCAACGCGACGGCGATCGCCTCATCCAATCTTTGTTATGGAGCGATCGCTACATTACCTCTGAAGCCAGTATTGATGGCGCGACGCTCACCTTCAATCAAGGGCCCTATGCAATCCAACTGCTGATGCTGCCCGACGGAGCCTCCTGCAACACACCTTTAACCATTCCTAACCGCCGCTCCTTCTTCCTAGAAGCAGGTTGGTTGGTGCGCCCTGATCTGCGACAGCGGCTGATTCGCAGCTATGACGATCGGGGAACTTGGTTAAGCCTCACCCTAGTGACCGAGTGGAAAACCTGA